Below is a window of Nicotiana tabacum cultivar K326 chromosome 19, ASM71507v2, whole genome shotgun sequence DNA.
gtcattttcatttcattgtcaACTATACCACACTCTTAGGTGCGGCATAAAACTGGCAACCTGAACCCTAGTCCAGAATCCAGGTTGGACCACACTGTGGATGACAACCAAGTAAAGATATCTTAAATTTCATGTAATGCTACACATCGTCAATCCAAGCATCCTTCCCAATCAATATGAAACCCTAAAAAAGATAATCATCTAAGTACAGATGACACATGTTTCATTTCCTAACAAGAAAACAGCATGAACAGAGATTGGTAAATCAGAGCCATTTCAAATTTGTCAATCTGAAACACAGGTTAaccaataaaaaaaaaggaaaaagaatgacAAAGCCAAAGAAAATAGACAACCAACTAGAAGAAAACAGCAATACTGGGGCAAGGCAATGTCATCGACTCTAACCGGTCAACCAGCCATAGCCGAAACCCTACAAATATACTGAACCAGCAACAATGTGGTGGTTCATAGGTAGTTTCACTGACCCAAAAACCAAAAATTAAAGTTAAATATAATCAACTCAATGAACCGAACCTTAGCTTCATTGAAATCCTATACAAGGCATGATAAGCATTGACCACAATGCTTGTCTACGTGTGCATACACAACATTATAACCAACAACAAAAATGTAAACTTCTACTTTTGATACTAGACCTCAGGATTAACCAAACGACCGTTTGGAGCACAGCAAAAGAAGGAACTGCTGCACCTGCACTTGGCATCTTTTTAGTAATAAAATACCGGGTTAACAGCCAATTGAGAGGAGACAGGAGGGCATGCAAAGACTGTAAATTGCATGTGGCATCCACAACCTAAGAAAACCAATTTTCTTGTTATCATTGTTATAATACCAAACTTATCCTTTGTTGCAATGTATTATTAAGACAAATCCAAAAAGGAAAAGCTTACTAGACTAGTAGATGAAAAGTTATCACTATGGACTGAGAAGCTAACTAGAAATATCCTTTGACAGAACATAAGATAAATTCTGCACGGGAAGAGGGTATCACACAGATTTCATTGTCTGCAGAGACAACTCAAATTGGAGCTGCACATGTCGTTCTGAAGTGGCCAGTCTGATTGCAGCGGCTACAATGCACAACCCGCTTCACCCTACCACGGTCTTCTGCTCTAACTCTCTTCTTCCTTGGCCTGCCAGGAGGACGAAGTGACTTAGGTGGGTTTATAACAAGCTCCTCAGCATTTGGATCTCCCTCTGACAACTCCTTCCATAATGATTTATCTGGAATAGGATGTATAGTTTGGGAATATGTCTTCCGATACGTTGCAACAGTAAAGCAACTCTCAGTAAACCGGTGGACATTTTGCCGGCAAGAAAGTAGTGCTGCCACAGCATGTGCACAGGGCAAACCATAGAGTTGCCAGCCCCGACAAAGGCAGCAACGATTCCGAATATCAACAATATTGGTACCCTCATGAGATATCACTTCAAACTCAGCTTCATTAGCACGAAGAACCTGATAAGTCCGGGCACGCTCAAGAGCATCTGCAACTCGCATCTCTGCTGTAGGCACCAGGATTGACGTCCACTGCATACTGGTCTCTCTTCGTTCATTGAACCAAGTCATAAGCTGCCTCCTGATGCATTCCATCATCTGAATTATTGGAAGTCCAGAGGCCTCTAGAATCCAATTATTCAATTGTTCCACTATGTTAGCAGTCAAATGACCAAACCTTGTGCCCTCAAAATAAGCTGTGGCCCACAATCGTGGAGGAATCCGCCGAATCCAATACGCAGCATCCTGTGATATTTCCTCAATCTCGAGAATTTTTGCTTCGAACTCAATTACTGTAAGAGCATGTGCGGCCTCCCACAACAGGTTAACAAGCATTGTATTGTTGAATTCCTTACGGAAGCTTTCACTCAAATGACGCATGCAAAAACCATGGAAAGCAGTGGGAAAATTTGCTTCAACACCATCTACAATGCCCTTCTGCCTGTCAGACAATATGGTAAGTCTTGGCATGTTTTCAGTATTGACCTCTAGCAAGGTATGAAGTTCAGAGAGAAACCACATCCAATtatcatcattttcctcatcaaCAACACCAAATGCTAGCGGAAAAAGGCCGCCATCTCCATCAAAGCCAGTAGCTAAAAGTAAAGTACCAAGATATTTACTTTTCAAGAACGTCCGATCAAGCCCAAGAAGAGGGCGACAAGCATTTAGAAAACCAAAAATAGAAGCCTGAAATGATATAAAAAGCCGCTGAAAGCAATTATCAGCAGGATTTGCGTAAACTGATGCTATACTCCCTGGATTGGTCCTTTTAACTTGTTCACAGTACTGAGGAAGAAGGCGATAACCTTCTTCAAAGGAACCGCGCATAGCAGCCATTATTCGTTCCTTTCCACGCCAAGCTTGTTTGTACGACAGGGTGATTCCATGAGTCCGGTGAATTTCTTCAAGGATCTCTTTTGGCTTGCAATTTGGGTTTTCCCGGAGCCGTTGCTCCACAGAGTTGGCCACCCACTGAACTGAGGCTTGCTGATGGCCGAGATGCGCGATTCCTCCACATGTATGGTTGTCATGAATTGTTCTGATAGTGAATGTGGGTACACCTGGAAGTTTGGCAGCATGAATGCGCCAAGGGCAGCCCTCACTGGCACACTTAGCAGTAAAACGAGTTTTATCAGATTTTATGGTCTGAATCTCGAAGTGAAGAGCAATGGCTGTGTCACGTAAAGCCCTTCGGCAGCTTTTGACATCAGGGAATTCTTGTCCCACATGTAGCTCATAATCAGGTGTTGCTGAAATAGTTCGGGCCTGAATGACAGGGCCTGACGAAGCAAGAACCATCTGGCCATCATGGACTTCAAATACATGTTCAGGTTGTTCAACTCCCATATCATGGCTCTCAACCACAGCTAATTCCATGTTATCACCAAGCTCTTGGTTTTCCTCGATGCCTAACTCATCTTGTTCAGAAATATCTAACTCATTGTTTTCATCAGGCAACTCCTGGTTTTCATGCTCAGGCTTCCGCTCCATTGGTAAACCATTCTCGTTCTCATACTCATGCTCGTGGTTCCCGTCATGATCTTGGCTCTGCCCTATACCCATCTCGTGCTCATCGTTATGGTTCTCTGCTAGTTCCAATCCATGGTTCTGGCTTATACCCATATCATGAGAATGGTCAAACACTATTTGCTGGTTCTGATCACCAACACCTAAATTGTGATTTTGGCCAAGGATCAACTCATGGTTCGCCATTTATCTTTGCAAAAGTACCTACACTTCAATCAATAGGCTGTTCTGTCACCTGTTCTACCAATCTGAGAAATATGGGGACACCAATCTTTGCAAATGTACCAAGAAAAGATAAACTCTTCTCTCACTTGATGAAGTATCAACTCACGACTAACAAATATCACTAATTTTTACTTCAGCTGATTTCACCAAGGCCTGCTTCAAAGTGTAAATGATTCATGATTTAGCTAATTGAACCAGAGAGTATGCAGGGAGAAGTAAACACAGTTACCTAAACCTATTATCAGAATTCAAaaccagaaaaataaaaaaagataggACAAATAAAAACCAAAAGTTAAAGGAATACAATCTGACCTGCTCCCAGCACTATATTAGTCCAAAGCACTGATCAAACTCCGTGAAATAGCAGCTCCTTTCAGCTACAAGAATGAATTAAAACCAACAAGGCTCAATATAATTGAGCTGTACAAATCCCTAAAACAAACAATAGAGTAAAAGAGATAGTCCCAACAATCTATTTATCACAACATCAAAAACCACAAACCAAACTAGTAGCAGGAACCCAATAAAAACCAAACTCACCATCAATTAAGAGAGAGCCAAAAGTCAAAAGACTAGCTCTTTGAAATCAAGATCGAGACTTTGTCGAGCAGCCCTAAAACCCAAGTGAACTAAAACTCAAAGATTCCAGCTTTTTCAATCAAAACACCAAGAAAACACAAAACCCATCAGAACCCATCTCAGATTTCACCAAAATTGATCCAAATGAGAAAAAAAAGGATCGAAATAGGGTTCCAAATTGAAATCCAAGAAAAGGGTCTGAGAAATATTTGAATATGGCGGGTAAAAGGG
It encodes the following:
- the LOC107822431 gene encoding uncharacterized protein LOC107822431: MANHELILGQNHNLGVGDQNQQIVFDHSHDMGISQNHGLELAENHNDEHEMGIGQSQDHDGNHEHEYENENGLPMERKPEHENQELPDENNELDISEQDELGIEENQELGDNMELAVVESHDMGVEQPEHVFEVHDGQMVLASSGPVIQARTISATPDYELHVGQEFPDVKSCRRALRDTAIALHFEIQTIKSDKTRFTAKCASEGCPWRIHAAKLPGVPTFTIRTIHDNHTCGGIAHLGHQQASVQWVANSVEQRLRENPNCKPKEILEEIHRTHGITLSYKQAWRGKERIMAAMRGSFEEGYRLLPQYCEQVKRTNPGSIASVYANPADNCFQRLFISFQASIFGFLNACRPLLGLDRTFLKSKYLGTLLLATGFDGDGGLFPLAFGVVDEENDDNWMWFLSELHTLLEVNTENMPRLTILSDRQKGIVDGVEANFPTAFHGFCMRHLSESFRKEFNNTMLVNLLWEAAHALTVIEFEAKILEIEEISQDAAYWIRRIPPRLWATAYFEGTRFGHLTANIVEQLNNWILEASGLPIIQMMECIRRQLMTWFNERRETSMQWTSILVPTAEMRVADALERARTYQVLRANEAEFEVISHEGTNIVDIRNRCCLCRGWQLYGLPCAHAVAALLSCRQNVHRFTESCFTVATYRKTYSQTIHPIPDKSLWKELSEGDPNAEELVINPPKSLRPPGRPRKKRVRAEDRGRVKRVVHCSRCNQTGHFRTTCAAPI